One region of Nicotiana tabacum cultivar K326 unplaced genomic scaffold, ASM71507v2 Un00035, whole genome shotgun sequence genomic DNA includes:
- the LOC142178909 gene encoding uncharacterized protein LOC142178909, with protein MSVTKNVVTDFGRNNIICRFSILECIITDNATNLNSDLMREICEKFRIIHHNSTAYRQQMNGAVEAANKNIKKILQNIVDNHRQWHENLSFALLGYQTTMRPSTRETSYMLVYNTEAVIHTEVEIPYLRVIQEAKLDDAEWIWVRQENSCSSMREE; from the coding sequence ATGTCTGTCACAAAGAATGTAGTGACTGATTTTGGCCGTAACAACATCATTTGCAGATTTAGTATACTGGAGTGTATCATTACTGACAATGCTACTAACCTCAACAGCGACCTCATGAGAGAAATATGCGAGAAGTTTAGAATCATCCATCACAACTCCACAGCCTATAGACAACAAATGAATggggcagtcgaggcagccaacaagaatattaaGAAGATTCTACAAAATATAGTGGACAATCACAGGCAATGGCACGAGAATTTATCTTTTGCCTTACTAGGTTATCAGACCACAATGAGACCATCAACTAGGGAAACTTCATACATGCTAGTATACAACACTGAAGCTGTGATACACACAGAAGTCGAGATACCATATTTAAGGGTCATTCAAGAGGCCAAGTTGGATGACGCAGAGTGGATATGGGTCAGACAGGAGAACTCATGCTCATCGATGAGAGAAGAATGA